From Spirochaetaceae bacterium, a single genomic window includes:
- a CDS encoding transglutaminase family protein, which translates to MSPAASFEIEHTTRYTYAEPARHCVMALCMRPRDDRRQALRSFDLWTDPPSTITAECDSFGNAKHVLSVLREHTSIEITALSRVETHARADVPGALRGNAWQHVDALARSFAHWEFSRPSVYARPSPALAAFLRRVDLRRGDDPLQSLIRLSDTLHETFAYVPGSTTAVSPIDHILESGRGVCQDYAHVMIAVARSWRIPTRYVSGYLFASKPGQEELGAQSHAWVECLLPGLSWVGFDPTNRTAPDERHVRVAVGRDYHDVAPSRGVRVGGGAGLLEVSVRMLALDYGVEQLFYRTMN; encoded by the coding sequence ATGTCCCCTGCCGCGTCCTTCGAGATCGAACACACTACCCGCTACACCTACGCCGAGCCCGCCCGGCACTGCGTGATGGCCCTGTGCATGCGGCCCCGCGACGACCGGCGGCAGGCGCTGCGCTCGTTCGACCTGTGGACCGACCCCCCGTCGACGATAACCGCCGAGTGCGACAGCTTCGGCAACGCAAAGCACGTCCTCAGCGTGCTTCGCGAGCACACTTCGATCGAGATTACGGCGCTCTCGCGCGTCGAGACGCACGCTCGGGCCGACGTTCCGGGCGCTCTCCGCGGCAACGCGTGGCAGCACGTCGACGCCCTCGCTCGTTCGTTCGCGCACTGGGAGTTCTCGCGTCCGAGCGTGTACGCACGGCCCTCGCCGGCGCTCGCCGCGTTCCTGCGCAGGGTGGACCTGCGCCGCGGCGACGACCCGCTGCAGTCGCTCATCCGGCTTTCGGACACGCTGCACGAAACCTTCGCCTACGTGCCGGGCAGCACGACCGCCGTGTCGCCCATCGACCACATCCTGGAGTCGGGGCGCGGCGTGTGCCAGGACTACGCGCACGTGATGATCGCAGTCGCGCGCTCGTGGCGCATACCCACGCGCTACGTGTCGGGCTACCTGTTCGCGAGCAAGCCGGGACAGGAGGAGTTGGGCGCGCAGTCGCATGCCTGGGTGGAGTGCCTGCTGCCCGGCCTGTCGTGGGTGGGTTTCGACCCGACCAACCGCACGGCGCCCGACGAGCGCCACGTGCGCGTGGCGGTGGGGCGGGACTACCACGACGTGGCGCCCAGCCGCGGCGTGCGCGTCGGCGGCGGCGCGGGCCTGCTGGAAGTCTCGGTGCGCATGCTGGCGCTGGACTACGGCGTGGAGCAGCTCTTCTACCGCACCATGAACTGA